A window of Natronospira bacteriovora contains these coding sequences:
- a CDS encoding protease complex subunit PrcB family protein — protein MMRAVTMIAWIGMTVLMTACAGNNATEEDNVNGNIEFSQLAQGNSSDVKAERMTVVRDQQALDRIWSEVRHGRERPAVDLESEMVLAIFMGERRTGGYQVRVQEVVREGEGFRVHVRMTAPGPNCMTTQAFTQPWQLISLPRVDGPVEFDVEQREVDC, from the coding sequence ATGATGCGTGCAGTAACCATGATCGCCTGGATTGGCATGACGGTGTTGATGACGGCTTGTGCCGGCAACAACGCCACCGAGGAGGACAATGTGAATGGCAATATTGAATTCAGTCAGCTGGCCCAGGGCAACAGCAGTGATGTAAAGGCCGAGCGCATGACCGTGGTTCGGGATCAGCAGGCACTGGACCGGATTTGGTCCGAGGTTCGCCATGGTCGTGAACGTCCGGCGGTCGATCTGGAGTCGGAGATGGTGCTGGCCATTTTCATGGGAGAGCGACGCACCGGCGGCTATCAGGTGCGTGTCCAGGAAGTGGTACGCGAGGGAGAGGGCTTTCGTGTCCATGTTCGCATGACGGCGCCGGGGCCCAACTGCATGACCACCCAGGCCTTCACCCAGCCCTGGCAGCTCATCAGCCTGCCGCGAGTGGACGGGCCGGTGGAGTTCGACGTGGAACAGCGTGAGGTGGACTGCTGA
- a CDS encoding DUF502 domain-containing protein yields MRKIGKVFLTGLATLLPAVVTLWLAIWLVVSAESGLGSLVRLVLPDEYYIPGTGVVLAVGLVFGVGLLTQTAPIRRLFGLGGAIMDRIPLVKTVYGAFRDLVQFITGDKKDRFNKVVMVRPTKDPEVELLGFVTREDFSGLPEGIGGEDRIAVYMPMSYQVGGYTLFIPRDRIRAVDISMEDAMRMALTAGMSVKRDDIG; encoded by the coding sequence ATGCGGAAAATCGGGAAAGTCTTTCTCACGGGGCTGGCGACCCTGCTGCCCGCTGTCGTGACCCTGTGGTTGGCGATCTGGCTGGTGGTGAGCGCGGAAAGCGGGCTGGGCAGCCTGGTTCGGCTGGTGCTGCCGGATGAATACTACATTCCCGGTACCGGCGTGGTACTGGCTGTCGGTCTTGTCTTCGGTGTCGGGCTGCTGACCCAGACCGCGCCCATACGGCGCCTGTTCGGTCTCGGCGGCGCCATCATGGATCGTATCCCTCTGGTGAAGACGGTCTATGGCGCCTTTCGTGACCTGGTCCAGTTCATCACCGGCGACAAGAAGGATCGTTTCAACAAGGTGGTGATGGTTCGCCCCACGAAGGATCCGGAGGTTGAACTGCTCGGCTTCGTCACCCGCGAGGATTTCAGCGGCCTGCCGGAAGGCATTGGCGGCGAGGACCGCATTGCCGTTTACATGCCCATGAGTTACCAGGTGGGTGGTTATACCCTGTTCATTCCCCGCGACCGCATCCGCGCCGTGGATATTTCAATGGAGGACGCCATGCGCATGGCGTTGACGGCGGGAATGTCGGTGAAACGCGACGACATTGGTTGA
- a CDS encoding D-2-hydroxyacid dehydrogenase, with protein sequence MKGVFLDFDTVCHEGDLHTTELDAVLDAFVTWPVSAPEEIPGRLTDAEVLLTNKVKVSAAVMDSAPKLKLICLAATGFDNVDVEAAKERGIAVCNITAYCTRSVAQHVFTLILALNQHLDAYRQRMREGDWERSPHFTMLDYPIHELAGRSLGIIGYGELGRGVVRLAEAFGMEVLVAERPGHEGPLREGRLPLAAVLEQSDILSLHCPLTEHTRNLIDADALRRMPAHALLINTARGAVVDEQALADALRQGEIAGAGVDVLSQEPPVDGNPLLADDIPNLILTPHIAWGAVEARQRALDEMAMNVRAFLEGEKRNRVV encoded by the coding sequence TTGAAGGGTGTTTTTCTCGATTTCGATACCGTCTGCCACGAGGGCGATCTTCACACCACGGAGCTGGACGCCGTCCTTGATGCGTTCGTGACCTGGCCGGTCAGTGCCCCGGAGGAGATCCCCGGGCGCCTGACCGATGCCGAGGTGCTGCTGACCAACAAGGTGAAGGTGAGTGCTGCCGTCATGGACAGCGCCCCGAAGCTCAAGCTGATCTGTCTTGCGGCAACCGGCTTTGACAACGTGGATGTGGAAGCGGCGAAAGAGCGCGGGATTGCCGTCTGCAATATCACGGCCTATTGCACCCGCTCGGTGGCCCAGCATGTGTTCACCCTGATTCTTGCCCTCAATCAGCACCTGGATGCCTATCGTCAGCGCATGCGGGAAGGCGACTGGGAACGCTCCCCCCATTTCACCATGCTGGATTACCCCATTCATGAGCTGGCCGGTCGTAGCCTGGGCATCATCGGTTACGGTGAACTGGGGCGCGGCGTCGTGCGGCTGGCGGAAGCCTTCGGCATGGAAGTGCTGGTGGCCGAACGCCCCGGTCATGAGGGGCCGTTGCGGGAAGGCCGGCTCCCCCTGGCGGCCGTGCTTGAGCAGTCCGATATCCTCAGCCTGCATTGTCCGCTCACCGAGCATACCCGCAATCTGATTGACGCGGACGCGCTCCGGCGCATGCCGGCTCACGCCTTGCTCATCAACACCGCCCGCGGTGCCGTGGTGGATGAACAGGCCCTGGCCGATGCCCTGCGCCAGGGCGAGATTGCCGGTGCCGGCGTGGATGTGCTGAGCCAGGAACCCCCGGTGGACGGCAACCCCCTGCTCGCCGATGACATCCCCAACCTCATTCTTACCCCCCACATCGCCTGGGGCGCCGTCGAAGCTCGCCAGCGAGCGTTGGATGAAATGGCAATGAATGTGCGCGCGTTCCTGGAGGGGGAAAAGCGCAATCGGGTGGTTTGA
- a CDS encoding fumarylacetoacetate hydrolase family protein, producing the protein MTASIRVTDASRLFCVGRNYADHAREMGAERPAQPVFFHKPGSVRQAPGTARLPFHLGRLDFEGELALLLSGETERPIAGLGLAVDLTLRDEQSRLKAERLPWDVAKAFDGSALLGDFHEWHGLPGQLPPDLGLETWLNGECRQRGTLVDMLFSPADLLPALSRYWRPRAGDVVLTGTPAGVGPLAPGDVLEMKWRGLNAPEQEPRWRMEAMQ; encoded by the coding sequence ATGACAGCCTCCATCCGGGTTACCGACGCCAGCCGCCTCTTCTGCGTGGGCCGCAACTATGCCGACCACGCCCGTGAAATGGGGGCGGAGCGCCCCGCGCAGCCGGTCTTCTTTCACAAGCCGGGCAGCGTCCGCCAGGCGCCGGGAACGGCCAGGCTGCCCTTCCACCTGGGGCGGCTGGATTTCGAGGGTGAGCTGGCGCTGTTGCTCAGCGGTGAAACGGAGCGGCCCATTGCCGGGTTGGGCCTGGCCGTGGATCTCACCCTGCGCGACGAACAGAGCCGACTCAAGGCAGAGCGCCTGCCCTGGGACGTGGCCAAGGCCTTCGACGGCAGCGCCCTGCTGGGTGATTTTCATGAATGGCATGGTCTGCCGGGGCAATTGCCGCCCGATCTCGGCCTGGAAACCTGGCTCAATGGGGAATGCCGTCAGCGGGGCACGCTGGTCGATATGCTGTTCAGCCCTGCCGACCTGCTGCCGGCCCTGTCACGTTATTGGCGCCCGCGTGCCGGTGATGTGGTCCTCACCGGTACACCGGCGGGGGTAGGCCCGCTGGCGCCCGGAGATGTGCTAGAAATGAAGTGGCGGGGGCTGAATGCACCCGAACAGGAACCCCGGTGGCGAATGGAGGCCATGCAATGA
- a CDS encoding TspO/MBR family protein codes for MNSMKGLGGLVAWLMICFSASLFGILFPPGEWYAALDKPAWNPPDWVFGPVWTLLYAMMAVAAWRVWWRRGLSAARLALAVFLFQLVLNALWSAIFFGLQMPGAAFLHILILLAAITLTMVLFRREDPMSVWLLLPYWLWVAFASVLNFTLWWMN; via the coding sequence ATGAACTCAATGAAGGGGCTGGGCGGCTTGGTCGCCTGGCTGATGATCTGCTTCTCGGCTTCCCTGTTCGGCATCCTGTTTCCGCCGGGGGAATGGTACGCCGCCCTCGACAAGCCGGCCTGGAATCCGCCCGACTGGGTCTTCGGCCCGGTCTGGACCCTGCTGTACGCCATGATGGCCGTGGCCGCCTGGCGGGTCTGGTGGCGCCGGGGGTTGTCGGCGGCCCGGCTCGCCCTTGCGGTCTTTCTGTTCCAGCTGGTTCTCAATGCCCTGTGGTCGGCCATCTTCTTTGGTCTGCAGATGCCGGGGGCGGCCTTTCTGCACATTCTCATCCTGCTGGCCGCCATCACCCTTACCATGGTGCTGTTCCGGCGCGAGGACCCCATGTCCGTCTGGCTGCTGCTGCCCTACTGGCTGTGGGTCGCCTTCGCTTCCGTGCTCAATTTCACCCTGTGGTGGATGAATTGA
- a CDS encoding EAL domain-containing protein: MSQPNRCQGCEVVSMPPQSAGTLHIAPAVPHTRRKITDAARALSMPCHEEMTGIVGVELSDGHLDKLLAALLNRLSEPERAQSNALFLNQGEELTMAGLMQSGPLERLTSRAESRWLVELMEQDRLFAHFHPIVTMASPHEVHAHECLLRGQDEQGRVIPPFDIFSAARRADLLFHLDRAARLTAIRDAVRHGLSSRIFINFNPTAIYDPAFCLQTTVRATQDAGIAPDRLVFEVIESDQVEDSKHLLDIMNFYRRAGFGVALDDLGAGYASLNLLSSLRPDYVKFDRELIREIDANPYKQKVFSKLAEMARDLGVRTVAEGVETRPEWDYLADQGIDYVQGFLLCKPDAPPPTARIPE; this comes from the coding sequence ATGTCACAGCCGAATCGCTGTCAGGGCTGCGAAGTGGTGTCCATGCCCCCGCAGTCAGCCGGTACCCTGCACATCGCACCGGCCGTTCCCCACACCCGCAGGAAAATCACCGACGCCGCACGCGCCCTGTCCATGCCCTGTCACGAGGAGATGACGGGTATCGTCGGTGTGGAACTGTCCGACGGTCATCTGGACAAGCTGCTCGCCGCCCTTCTCAATCGCCTGAGCGAGCCCGAACGGGCTCAGTCCAATGCCCTGTTTCTCAATCAGGGTGAGGAGCTGACCATGGCCGGACTCATGCAGTCGGGACCACTGGAGCGACTCACCAGCCGTGCAGAAAGCCGATGGCTGGTGGAGCTGATGGAACAGGATCGGCTCTTCGCCCATTTTCATCCCATCGTCACCATGGCCTCTCCTCACGAGGTGCATGCCCACGAATGCCTGCTGCGCGGACAGGATGAGCAGGGAAGGGTGATCCCGCCCTTCGATATCTTCTCGGCCGCCCGTCGTGCCGACCTGCTCTTTCACCTCGACAGGGCGGCCCGACTGACGGCGATCCGGGACGCGGTCAGACATGGCCTTTCGTCCCGCATCTTCATCAATTTCAATCCCACGGCCATCTACGATCCCGCCTTCTGTCTTCAGACCACCGTGCGCGCCACCCAGGATGCCGGCATTGCGCCGGATCGTCTGGTCTTCGAAGTCATTGAAAGCGACCAGGTGGAAGACAGCAAGCACCTGCTCGACATCATGAACTTCTATCGCCGTGCCGGTTTCGGTGTCGCCCTGGATGATCTGGGTGCCGGCTATGCCTCCCTCAACCTGCTGTCCTCACTGCGGCCCGACTACGTGAAGTTCGATCGGGAACTCATTCGGGAGATTGATGCCAACCCCTACAAGCAGAAAGTCTTCTCCAAGCTGGCGGAGATGGCCAGGGATCTTGGTGTGCGTACCGTGGCCGAGGGCGTGGAGACAAGGCCGGAATGGGATTACCTGGCCGATCAGGGTATTGATTACGTGCAGGGTTTCCTGCTCTGCAAGCCGGACGCCCCGCCACCAACGGCCCGCATCCCCGAATGA
- the ltaE gene encoding low-specificity L-threonine aldolase yields the protein MKVIDLRSDTVTRPTAAMRDAMMAAEVGDDVYGEDPTVNRLEALAAERLGLEAGLFLPSGTQSNLAGLLAHCQRGDEYIVGHNAHTYQYEGGGAAVLGGIQPQPLPLDDRGCMDPAAVVAAIKPDDAHFARTRLLCLENTWWGRPLPMDYLDRMQALARDHGLAFHLDGARVFNAAVSHGVPVADITARFDSVSFCLSKGLGAPVGSVLCGSTSLIHEARRWRKVLGGGMRQAGILAAAGIHALEHHVDRLADDHRRAAWLADELEATGKLAVDRSGSNILMVRPSGMAGEALAARLQDQGVRVNPGPTLRLVTHLDIDDAAIEQTVAAFGKSLAA from the coding sequence CTGAAAGTGATCGATCTCAGAAGTGACACCGTGACCCGGCCCACCGCGGCCATGCGCGACGCGATGATGGCCGCCGAGGTGGGTGACGATGTGTACGGGGAAGATCCCACCGTGAACCGCCTGGAGGCGTTGGCGGCGGAACGACTGGGCCTGGAGGCCGGCCTGTTCCTGCCCTCCGGCACCCAGAGCAATCTGGCCGGCCTGCTCGCTCACTGCCAGCGCGGGGACGAATACATCGTCGGCCACAACGCCCACACCTATCAGTATGAAGGCGGTGGTGCCGCGGTGCTGGGTGGCATTCAGCCGCAGCCCCTGCCCCTGGACGATCGCGGTTGCATGGATCCCGCGGCCGTGGTGGCGGCCATCAAGCCGGATGATGCCCATTTCGCTCGAACACGCCTGTTGTGCCTGGAAAACACCTGGTGGGGGCGACCCCTGCCCATGGACTATCTCGATCGCATGCAGGCGCTGGCCCGCGATCATGGCCTGGCCTTTCACCTGGACGGTGCCCGTGTGTTCAATGCCGCGGTCAGCCATGGTGTGCCGGTGGCCGACATCACGGCTCGTTTCGACTCGGTGTCCTTCTGCCTGTCCAAGGGCCTGGGCGCACCGGTGGGCTCGGTGCTCTGCGGCAGCACTTCCTTGATTCATGAGGCCCGTCGATGGCGCAAGGTTCTGGGCGGCGGCATGCGCCAGGCCGGCATCCTGGCGGCGGCCGGCATTCATGCCCTGGAGCACCATGTGGATCGCCTCGCCGATGATCATCGCCGGGCCGCCTGGCTGGCGGATGAACTGGAGGCCACCGGGAAGCTGGCGGTGGATCGCAGCGGCAGCAACATCCTCATGGTGCGGCCATCGGGTATGGCGGGTGAGGCGCTGGCGGCAAGGCTGCAGGATCAGGGGGTACGGGTGAACCCGGGGCCAACCCTGCGCCTTGTCACCCACCTGGATATTGATGACGCCGCCATCGAGCAGACCGTGGCCGCCTTCGGAAAGAGCCTGGCGGCATGA
- the ppc gene encoding phosphoenolpyruvate carboxylase, which yields MPRRDIEFAPKDQPLRDDVSELGALVGAMLREQGGVDLYRRVEEARRNAIRRREGHRIAAEQLSESVQGLSADNAAALIRAFSTYFQAVNLAERVHRIRRRRDYERDDIPQPDSLRDSLERLHADGVSREAVIEALDRVQFVPVFTAHPTESMRRSLLEKQQRMARLLVSRMDPDLTPREDRAAKERIRMEITAAWQTEEHPSQRPSVADEMEHVLFYFTDVLYRVIPPFYEAMEEALRAVWPEAELPERLPPLVRFGSWVGGDMDGNPNVNADTIRETLAEHRRLVIRSYLGELNELYRRLSQGLSRVPASDALLQRLEAYRQAWPEPLEDMPRRHLDMPYRLMIRFMQHRLQAALNDAAAAYERPGDFVDDIVLMADSLRENLGEHAGLFSVRRLYRRAATFGFHMAALDVRQDSAVHRQAIADWLNDPAWLELAPEERAGRMREWLAADSLPEAAGDSDVLASTLAVFEAIAECRRRFGDAAIGTYIISMAQGPEDLLAVLLLARIAGLADEAGQVALDIVPLLETVPDLQRGPEILDEVLADPVYAGHIAARGQAQEVMVGYSDSNKESGIAASRWAVQQAQSRIVAAAERHRVEPRIFHGRGGSTSRGGGKVPQAVMAAPAGSVRGRLRVTEQGEVISAKYGLRSIAMRSLEQSVGAVLRASMPGQATVPGERWCAIMETIADASRAAFRGLVYEREGFEAFFRQATPIDVIQRMSMGSRPASRRKGQGIEDLRAIPWVFAWTQSRALLPGWYGLGAGLRAAEEKYGGEALAEAAREWPFLRGLLSDVEMVLAKSDMAIASRYMSLVDDSHQAIFDHIREAHDSTVQQLLAVKGEDELLSDDPVLARAIRLRNPYVDPMSLLQVDLLSRWRAGDRRDDALLNALIASVNGIAQGLQNTG from the coding sequence GTGCCAAGAAGGGATATCGAATTTGCCCCCAAGGACCAGCCCCTGCGGGATGATGTCAGCGAGCTGGGTGCCCTGGTCGGTGCCATGCTGCGGGAGCAGGGTGGCGTCGACCTCTACCGGCGGGTTGAAGAGGCCCGGCGCAATGCCATCCGCCGCCGGGAGGGGCACCGCATCGCCGCCGAACAGCTGTCCGAATCCGTGCAGGGCCTGTCCGCGGACAATGCCGCTGCCCTGATCCGGGCCTTTTCCACCTATTTTCAGGCGGTTAACCTGGCCGAGCGCGTCCATCGCATCCGTCGTCGTCGCGACTATGAACGGGACGATATTCCCCAGCCTGACAGCCTGCGCGACAGCCTGGAGCGCCTGCATGCCGATGGCGTCAGCCGGGAAGCCGTGATCGAGGCCCTGGATCGGGTACAGTTCGTGCCGGTGTTCACCGCGCATCCCACCGAGTCCATGCGCCGTTCCCTGCTGGAAAAGCAGCAGCGCATGGCCCGTCTGCTGGTCAGCCGCATGGATCCGGATCTGACCCCGCGGGAGGACCGGGCGGCGAAGGAACGCATTCGCATGGAAATCACCGCGGCCTGGCAGACGGAAGAGCATCCCAGTCAGCGCCCGAGCGTGGCCGATGAAATGGAGCATGTGCTGTTCTATTTCACGGACGTGCTGTACCGGGTCATTCCGCCCTTCTATGAAGCCATGGAAGAGGCCCTGCGAGCCGTCTGGCCGGAAGCGGAACTGCCCGAGCGTTTGCCGCCGCTGGTTCGCTTCGGATCCTGGGTGGGTGGCGACATGGACGGCAACCCCAACGTCAATGCCGACACCATCCGCGAGACCCTGGCCGAGCATCGGCGCCTGGTCATTCGCAGTTATCTGGGCGAGCTCAACGAACTCTACCGCCGTCTCAGCCAGGGCCTGTCACGCGTGCCGGCCAGCGACGCCCTGCTTCAGCGACTGGAGGCCTACCGTCAGGCCTGGCCGGAGCCGTTGGAGGATATGCCGCGCCGCCATCTCGACATGCCCTATCGCCTGATGATCCGCTTCATGCAGCACCGCCTGCAGGCCGCCCTGAATGACGCGGCGGCGGCCTATGAACGCCCGGGTGATTTCGTCGATGACATTGTGCTCATGGCCGACAGCCTGCGGGAGAACCTGGGCGAGCATGCCGGCCTGTTCTCGGTCCGTCGCCTGTATCGGCGTGCCGCCACCTTCGGTTTCCACATGGCGGCCCTGGACGTCCGCCAGGACTCCGCCGTGCACCGTCAGGCCATTGCCGACTGGTTGAACGATCCCGCCTGGCTCGAGCTGGCCCCGGAAGAGCGCGCCGGGCGCATGCGGGAATGGCTGGCCGCTGACAGCCTGCCGGAGGCGGCGGGTGATTCCGACGTGCTCGCCAGCACCCTGGCCGTGTTCGAAGCCATCGCCGAATGTCGCCGGCGCTTCGGGGATGCGGCCATCGGCACCTACATCATCAGCATGGCCCAGGGCCCCGAAGACCTGTTGGCCGTGCTCCTGCTGGCCCGGATTGCCGGCCTGGCGGACGAGGCGGGCCAGGTTGCGCTGGATATCGTGCCGCTGCTGGAAACCGTGCCGGATCTCCAGCGCGGCCCGGAGATCCTGGATGAAGTGCTGGCGGATCCGGTCTATGCCGGACATATCGCCGCCCGGGGTCAGGCCCAGGAAGTGATGGTGGGCTATTCCGACAGCAACAAGGAGTCCGGTATCGCCGCCTCCCGCTGGGCGGTGCAGCAGGCCCAGTCCCGGATCGTGGCGGCGGCGGAACGCCACCGCGTGGAGCCGCGCATCTTTCACGGCCGGGGCGGCAGCACCAGCCGGGGCGGCGGCAAGGTGCCCCAGGCCGTCATGGCCGCCCCGGCGGGCAGCGTGCGTGGCCGCCTGCGGGTGACCGAACAGGGCGAGGTCATCAGCGCCAAATACGGTCTTCGCTCCATCGCCATGCGCAGTCTGGAGCAGAGCGTGGGCGCGGTGCTGCGTGCCAGCATGCCGGGCCAGGCCACTGTCCCCGGCGAGCGCTGGTGCGCCATCATGGAAACCATCGCCGACGCCAGTCGTGCTGCCTTCAGGGGCCTGGTGTACGAGCGGGAAGGCTTCGAGGCATTCTTCCGCCAGGCCACGCCCATCGATGTCATCCAGCGCATGTCCATGGGTTCGAGACCGGCCAGTCGCCGCAAGGGCCAGGGTATCGAGGATCTGCGCGCCATCCCCTGGGTGTTTGCCTGGACCCAGTCACGGGCCTTGCTGCCGGGCTGGTACGGGCTGGGCGCCGGCCTTCGCGCGGCCGAGGAGAAATACGGTGGCGAGGCCCTGGCCGAGGCCGCCCGGGAGTGGCCCTTCCTGCGTGGCCTGCTGTCGGATGTGGAAATGGTGCTGGCCAAGTCCGACATGGCCATCGCCAGCCGCTACATGAGCCTGGTGGATGACTCTCACCAGGCCATCTTCGACCATATTCGCGAGGCCCATGACAGCACGGTGCAGCAACTGCTGGCCGTCAAGGGGGAAGATGAACTGCTGTCGGACGATCCGGTCCTGGCCCGTGCCATTCGCCTGCGCAATCCCTATGTGGACCCCATGAGCCTTCTGCAGGTGGATCTGCTGTCACGTTGGCGTGCCGGTGATCGTCGCGATGACGCCTTGCTCAATGCCCTGATCGCCTCCGTCAATGGCATTGCACAGGGCCTGCAGAATACCGGGTGA